In Ooceraea biroi isolate clonal line C1 chromosome 14, Obir_v5.4, whole genome shotgun sequence, the genomic window ctcgccagaagcttttacagcttggatgggatgtgctaccacacccaccatactctcctgatctggcaccatccgattaccatttgttccggtctctacaaaattctttgaacaatgtaaacttcgattcaaatgaaggcgtcaaaaatcacttgcttcaattttttgtcaataaggagaagaacttctatgagcgtggaatcttaaagttgccagaaagatggcgaaaggtagtggaacaaaatggccaatacatcactgaataaaatttattctaaatatgaaaaaaccgcctttcatttttccttgaaaaaacgaaataactttccgaacaacccaatagtatcttattgtgttgcgatctgtcaagtaatttttgtttggcatcacatcaaacatggaaaatcaaagtgagcattttcgtaatagtttgcttttttactaccgaaagggtaaaaatgtagtgcaagcgagaaaaaaattgtgtgccgtgtacggagaagatgtattgggtgaacgtcagtgtcagaattggttttcgaaatttcgtactggaaatttcgatttaaaagatgcaccacgttcaggtcggccaattaaagctgatgacgagaaaataaaggctctggtggatgcaaatcgtcgcataacaacacgcgaaattgctgaaaagttaaatttatcgaattcgaccgtttacgattatttgaaacgccttggattcgtttcaaagctcgatatttgggttccacacaatttaaaggaaattgacttgattcgacgcattaccatctgcgattcattgttgaaacgtgaagaaaatgaaacatttttgaagcgaatcataactggagatgaaaaatggattgtttacaacaatgttaagcgaaaacgatcctggtccaggcaagatgaacctgctcaatcgacatccaaggcagatattcatcaaaagaagatcatgctttctgtatggtgggattggaagggaatcgtatttttcgagctactaccaagcaaccagacgattgattcgaaagtgtattgtcgtcagctggatgaattggatgctgccatcaagcagaagcgaccagaattggcgaataagaaaggtgtcgtattccatcacgacaatgccagaccacacacaagtttggtcactcgctagaagcttttacagcttggatgggatgtgctaccacactcaccatactctcctgatctggcaccatccgattaccatttgttccggtctctacaaaattctttgaacaatgtaaacttcgattcaaatgaaggcgtcaaaaatcacttgcttcaattttttgtcaataaggagaaggacttctatgagcgtggaatcttaaagttgccagaaagatggcgaaaggtagtggaagaaaatggccaatacatcactgaataaaatttattctaaatatgaaaaaaccgcctttcatttttccttgaaaaaacgaaataactttccgaacaacccaatataatgagaaatgttcaaaaacattgaaattcatttactttttatattctgtTATAACTGAATTGTCAACAACGGCAATAATcgagataagaaaattaagataaaatactaaaaaatcgCTTTGCTTTCTCTGAAATTCGAACGAGTAATCGCTTTGAGGTAGCAAGAAGAATTGATAATAGATTTACTCCGCACTCGCCTTGCTGCGAGAGGAGGAACGACTTGCTAATTCAGACGGAACGATCGCGGCGTCTCGGCAGGATTGACGTAAACGACAATCGGGAACGATCTCGACAGGTCCAGCGACCTATACGCAGACGTAACGTTATTCACGAGATAGCGAAAGGTTGGCGTCTAGAGCATTCACGGCTCCAGGCCGTATCTCGCGACTCTATAGGCGGCTATCTCAGATGCTTATCTCGGTGGACGCGTGGGTGTTTTCAATGACGTGACCGGTCACGTTGCCGAACGATCAGATAGTGAGCACGACGTCGCGACAGTTTCAGCACAGGACGCCTTATTGGCGAACTCTTGCCAGTCGGTCTCGCCTTTCTGGTTCGAAGGAATGAATATCAAAGCAAGGTACGAGGCTGCACCGAGTCTCACCGAGGTTCGATCGTCGCCCGAGacatcgcgcgcgtgcaaaacTACCATTCCAAGCTTTTACCTGCGCCGAACCTGCGCTCCTTGAGCTTCTTAACGCACAGTCGCGCGTGGCAAGCAAGTTCATGCCTTTGATTCGTGAAATAATAGCCGATGCGACACAATGAGACCTTATTCCTAGACCTCATACGTTTGCAGGATGAGGCGGACGTTCCCGCGCCACAAAGGGTGCCTGCTCGTTCGATTTTCGAGGGAGCAGGAGGAAGACGTCAGCGCGCAGGACGTCAACATTCGTTCCCTGGACGAATTTGCTGTAAGCACGGTTTATTGTAAACTATCAGGGCCCACCAGCTGCCCGTAATCCAGCCGGGGTCGCCGCCCACTCCTCGTCCGAGGTCTCTTCGCGGTGAAAAGAGGGGTCGTTATCGCGATCCTATCTGCGATCGACCGATGCGATATTTCTAACAGGCCCCTGGGTCCTAGTCCGTACCGTAGATCTCGACAGATAAGCTTCGAGGCGCTCGCGGGGCCCACCAGGGGGGCCGCTCCATTGTATCGCGTGTCTTGCGCACGTCCGATCAGCTCTCGCTATGAACGACCTGAGACCCCTCGCCACCTGGGTCACTGACGATTGCCTTCGACCAATTAGACAGTTTTGCAATAGGTATCGTGTTCTCTGTACTAATCGATCTTATCACATTCCTCAAGTACGTCCTTTCCCTCGctgcatataaaatttctgtCTGAAATGCGTGCTTTGCTATTAAGTACATGTCGATATTGgtgataaaaataagaaataataatatcacgtTCTTCGAAGTCGGTGCTTATGTACCTTAACTTTATTCTCGTACTTTCGAACTACTCACACTTTTTAACATTCTCCACGCTCCTTTTAATCTGCGTAAGAACATTACGTTAAGTAATGCTATCTCGAACGAAGGGAGAAATATCTTCGTAATAAGAGAtaatggtaattatttagattaacggagcaacctcaaatgaccttgaccttgacatatgttgtcacggtcaccctcctgagtgaccttcaaaaggttttagccgtcgctcattgtttattaaaaagttattaacaaaagaagtttcgaaaatatagtagttattttgaatattgaaagacataaacgacgaatatgaacgaaggaagaaaagtgatttaacctaacctaatctaatctaacctgattatattttccgaaactggagcccggacacatatacgctcgtttttcagcccgcttcgcgggagggcggggggagggggcttcgcccctccccccgccagatatccgtgccgtgtaccaggtgatcaaaatctgtacggtgaaatctgtaacatcggctccggcggggggaggggcaacgcccctcccccccgccctcccgcgaagcgggctgaaaacgagcgtatgtgtccggggctccagtttcggaaaatataacctaacccaaacctatttctgatttaaagctaacattccatcaaatatactctttcgtaaacgtatatgatatcgtaaaattatgctctattcattaaactttttaacaaacaacgagcggcgggtgaaacctagtgcgggttattcgggaaggtgacttttgtaatatatgtcgaactcaagtccttgcttcgcgcgGACaggtgaaaattcgtgcaaaatcattaaacttcttttgttaataacttttactaaacaatgagcgacggctaaaatcttttgaaggtcacacaggagggtgacctctataatatatgtcaaggtcaaagtcaTCCGaagttgctccgttaaactaaataattgccgaaataatataaaatgataatagaaacataatataatatgcaacAAGAAAGGATATGAAGAAGAGAATGAACGGTAAAGAGAGCAACGTTCAATCTTACCAGACAAGGGTGTCTGATGTTTCTTTCAATCATTCTGCTCATCGCTGAACCCTTCGTTTCTCTCAACCCTGCGCTTTCGGCGTCGAATCCTGTGATTATGGGCGAACGCGGCGTCGGCAGAGAATATCCGTTTCACGTGCGTGATGAGAACGCGCAGTTCTCATCACCGAAATAATTAGGTATTAATTGTCGGACTACCGTAGGGGGCCTGTCTCGTGCGAGTCATTCCGCTTAATACGCGGCCGATTCCGGCCGCGGATTGACCTGCGCGGATCGAAGAGCTACAGGTGGATTGGACCGTGTTGCCATTAGGCCGCACGTTAATTACAGAGATCGCGTTCATTGCCGGCCGGCCGACTGGCATCACTCCTTTGACATCGCGCTAGAGGCCGCGTTTCATCTcgccgaaatattaatttccacCGGCCGGAGCGGCTGGTACTAGTGGCCCCCTCGAAAATCGGCCGTTTCTCCCTAACGAGAAACGGGATGACTGAACGGGTCAGGAAACGAGGTAATATGAGCAACGGGACGTAAATACCACCTTCTGAATTATTATCGCCCCTACGCGCGACTTCTAATCATCGGCTGTTATATACGGGATTCTTTTCGTACGCACTGCTCACGAAATGTCGATACGTTTTTGTGCTTTCTACCGATCTCGGTATAGCTGCCATCCTGATGAACAAAGTATCTCTTTTCCTCTGATTCGCGTAGGTCGACAAATATAGCTTTAATATAAGGTTATTTTTTGCTGTAATAggtgtgaaatatttttatatcccattattatgtatgtaaaaatgaaaacactaaaaatactaaaaatatcgtaactgtatattttaatgcttaaagtacataaaatgTGTAGAAAGACGAAGTACAAAATTTGCgacaaagtaattaaaaattgttattaatgatatgTTGAAATTGTTGACGAATGTGTAACATTATAAGGATTAAACATGcctttgtaatattaaacataaaaaatgatGTATTCGTCTTCTTCATGAAATGTTCGTAgcatttataaaacaatatatgcatattattttatatacagggtgtcccgggttttaaccgacaaactgcgggagcatattctactagtggaaataagaaaaaattcttatatcgagtttgcttagaaatgctttattacaaagttataaaccaatattgaaaagaaatatgagataagtaacaacggattttttcacaaaaataaaaattatctacgcaatgatttagtgacgcatttcaaaatgttgtccttgcacatcgatacaagctagacctcgacgtagtacagaatttgttacagtacgacattcctgaaaattttgttgcatctcagtaactgaattagtaattcgttgctttaaatctatctggtactctcctgttaggaaatctacgttgatactctcgtacggcagctcgtgcatttccgtcacagaatccgtacacgaaatcaatatcagtgtattcctcatttgaaaacacttttggcattctgatagtaattgctagttgacacgacgattgaaatctaacggctactgttgtgaaagtaacaatcatactgaatcgtttcgacatagtgaacatgaatacatgtgaacatcttcgaccttgcaaattctacactatgttccgttgttacttatctcatatttcttttcaatattggtttataactttgtaataaagcatttctaagcaaactcgatataagaattttttcttatttccactagtagaatatgcccccgcagtttgtcggttaaaacccggacaccctgtatatatcatgttatattatacgtaatatgtaataataatgcatcaTAAAGTCATGTTTATAATATACGCTTAtgagtataatatattatattatattaacagtCGTGGCCGAGtgcttatattatattatatcattatgcATGTCtgattttattaagaattctTTATCTTCTAAGTatgctaaatatatatatgcaaacgCATTCATTTAGTAAGCAACTCGCTGTTGTCACAGCCATTATAAAAGGAAGAACTATTTCCactaatacatataaaataaggCTGGAGATTgctataataatgttatatttgCTAATCAAGTGTACGTCTTCTGGGATGCCTGCAAAAATTATAAGACTAGCATTTATTAAACTTGCACATGAATACAAACTACACATAAACTTAAAGTTTTTaacgatataatattattggaaTATTTAGTAATTTTCCATTGTAAGTAAtagaagaattatattaatacagtTTCATTAACGTAcctattacattattaaaaattgaagacgaattatgaaaatttattaagaatttatttaaaaaactagaaataaattctattaaaacaaaattttatagtaGAATAAAAGGACTTTTTCAGAaagtttcataaaatatatcatgtaatattaaaatatgttttggagagaaaaacatattatttatattataataatatttcaaatatatttcgaaatatatatttcaagtaTATGCAATACATATCTTCCTAAATGTTTCGTTAAAATTACATACCATGTACTTTTATCTTGCTCGTCATTATTCTTCTTGGCATGCCTATTAGGTATCATATAGTCTATAGTATGTATCTCACGAACGGCTATGGCATCATCTAGGCTTGATTGTCGTCGTACTATTCGTCGACTATTCTTGCGGTGGTTTCCATTCTGGTAATGATGATACATGCCAAGCCTTACAAAAGAAAAACTGCTTTTATATGCAATGTCATATAGATACATACACAATTAAATACATAATGTTACAAAAATGACGAATcgtaataacataaataatattcaataaaagaaaaattcagaataaaaCGATTAAATTATGAGAAGTAATCGCGAAGAATCAGGCgtgctataatattatatttaaaacctTTAAACTCTACAAAACCCTTTGAGAATGCGAAGTTATTGAAATTGCATGCTAATCGTGTattctaaaaataatgtttttaaatattaaggaTGCAGAACTTTgttagaataaaatagaagtTGCCACATTATATTCGTGTCATATTATCATAcatcaaagctcgatattctATACGTGCAAATCCATTTATAACCATCTATTTATAATCGTCTAAGAtgatcattatttaattactatatGTATgctattatgaaaatttatttttattatttattatttctattattaattttttatttatagttcGACATTGACTTACAGAAATAGCGATAAGAAACACCCAGATACTGTGAATACAATTGCTCGAATAATCTTTGTATTTACGTCGGTGTATGATGGTAAGAAGAATATTAAACCTATTGCTGAAAAGATAATCTGATTTTAAACTAATTATATCCAGACTACAtacacaattataattaattataattattaataatatatacaatttttcactattatattgtaatcgtgttatttacaaaataatcttttgttttaaataaatttagtagTAAAATGCACTGTCACTCAGTTAAAATTCTTAGCAGCTGATACTtcttataaacatattttgctgtgtctatttgaataaaataaaaataattaatatgcgGGCTTGctgagaaatataaaataattaactagTAATAGAACAAAATGTGACACACGTgcatttcaattatatataaataaatgtataaagagTCAAAGAAGTGATTAATTACATTCCAGCTTaccaatataaatttctaatatgGTGAACATTAACACATAGTTGATCGCTTTCGACATTGTGAACACTAAT contains:
- the LOC113563387 gene encoding uncharacterized protein LOC113563387 — its product is MSKAINYVLMFTILEIYIAIGLIFFLPSYTDVNTKIIRAIVFTVSGCFLSLFLLGMYHHYQNGNHRKNSRRIVRRQSSLDDAIAVREIHTIDYMIPNRHAKKNNDEQDKSTWHPRRRTLD